Proteins from a genomic interval of Flammeovirgaceae bacterium SG7u.111:
- a CDS encoding glycoside hydrolase family 2 TIM barrel-domain containing protein produces the protein MKNYINYLFILLFLSSIKVSAKEFPQITNVYNRKTTSLNGKWKFIIDQAEIGKKRKFWEDKHVKNKTELLEYNFETATQINVPGDWNSQQSELLYYEGKIWYQKSFPFEKKEGKRYFLYFGAANYQAEVYLNGEKLGVHKGGFNPFTFEVTDLMKGENSLVVSVDNTREKEQIPTLECDWKNFGGITRDVLIIEENSAFIRDFSVRLKKDAKNEIECSVWVDGSAEGQEVVLKIPELGIEEKIGVADGIGSKSIKVKRITNWSPENPKLYSVNFELNGKVLKDEIGFRTIEVKGHDILLNGESIFLKGISMHEESPFTGGRAYSKEEACTFLDWAKELGANYVRLSHYPHNEHIVKLADQKGLLLWEEIPVYWDIDWENEETFRLAKQMLGDVITRDKNRASVIIWSVANETDISESRNKFLKGLIDFAREQDGTRLISAALLTHAADEDKDVKVIDDPFGNYADIISVNQYIGWYGGKPSTLRKIKWDVKFDKPFVFSEFGAGALGGFHADSLTRWSEEYQEWYYKENIEMCERIDQLRGISPWILIDFQSPRRRLTGYQDGFNRKGLISSEGKKKKAFFVLKDYYLKK, from the coding sequence ATGAAAAATTATATAAACTATCTTTTTATACTTCTTTTTTTAAGTAGTATAAAAGTTTCTGCAAAGGAATTTCCACAGATCACTAATGTGTATAATAGGAAAACTACCTCGCTAAATGGAAAATGGAAGTTCATAATAGACCAAGCGGAAATTGGCAAAAAGAGGAAGTTTTGGGAAGATAAACACGTAAAGAACAAAACAGAGCTGCTCGAATACAACTTTGAAACAGCAACGCAAATCAATGTGCCCGGTGACTGGAACTCCCAGCAAAGTGAACTGCTTTATTATGAAGGGAAAATCTGGTACCAGAAAAGCTTTCCTTTCGAAAAGAAAGAGGGGAAAAGATACTTTCTCTATTTTGGAGCGGCTAATTACCAAGCAGAGGTGTATTTGAATGGGGAAAAGCTTGGGGTGCACAAAGGAGGCTTCAATCCTTTCACTTTTGAAGTGACCGACTTGATGAAAGGAGAAAATTCTTTGGTTGTTTCGGTTGATAATACTCGGGAAAAAGAACAAATTCCTACCCTAGAGTGCGATTGGAAAAATTTTGGAGGCATTACTCGCGATGTATTGATCATCGAAGAAAACAGTGCTTTTATTCGTGACTTTAGTGTTCGCCTGAAAAAAGACGCAAAAAATGAGATAGAATGCAGTGTTTGGGTTGATGGCAGTGCCGAAGGGCAAGAAGTAGTTTTAAAAATTCCAGAGTTAGGTATCGAAGAAAAAATTGGAGTTGCGGATGGTATTGGTTCAAAATCGATTAAAGTAAAACGCATCACAAATTGGTCTCCTGAAAATCCAAAGCTTTATTCGGTGAATTTTGAGCTGAATGGGAAAGTTCTGAAAGATGAAATAGGCTTTAGGACGATTGAAGTGAAAGGACATGACATTCTGTTGAACGGTGAAAGTATTTTCCTAAAAGGGATCAGTATGCACGAAGAAAGCCCCTTCACTGGAGGCAGGGCTTATTCTAAAGAAGAGGCATGTACGTTCCTCGACTGGGCGAAGGAGCTGGGAGCTAACTATGTGCGTCTTTCTCACTATCCTCACAACGAGCATATTGTAAAGCTGGCAGACCAAAAGGGCTTGTTGCTTTGGGAGGAAATACCTGTGTATTGGGATATTGATTGGGAAAATGAGGAGACATTTCGCCTTGCCAAACAAATGCTGGGCGATGTAATTACCCGAGACAAGAACAGGGCATCTGTTATCATTTGGTCAGTAGCCAATGAAACAGATATTTCGGAAAGCAGGAACAAATTTTTGAAAGGCTTGATCGACTTTGCCCGTGAGCAAGATGGTACACGTTTAATCAGTGCTGCATTATTGACACATGCTGCCGATGAAGATAAGGATGTGAAAGTAATTGATGACCCGTTTGGAAACTATGCCGACATCATTTCTGTGAACCAATACATAGGTTGGTATGGCGGTAAGCCAAGTACACTAAGAAAAATTAAATGGGATGTTAAATTTGATAAGCCATTTGTGTTCAGTGAGTTTGGGGCAGGGGCACTTGGTGGTTTTCATGCCGATTCTTTAACTCGATGGAGCGAAGAATACCAAGAGTGGTACTATAAGGAAAATATTGAAATGTGCGAGAGAATTGATCAGCTTAGGGGAATCAGCCCTTGGATTCTGATTGATTTCCAATCTCCCCGAAGAAGGTTGACAGGGTATCAGGACGGGTTTAACCGCAAAGGGTTGATCTCAAGCGAAGGGAAAAAGAAGAAAGCATTCTTTGTGCTGAAGGACTATTATTTGAAGAAATAA
- a CDS encoding right-handed parallel beta-helix repeat-containing protein, with protein MKNLNLIFLTLFPIFILSSCGQLTPDEDANVFYIDTQEDFDKWSNHQFPAGSKVLFAEGETFKGQFILQGAGTVDSPNIASAYNKETKEPQTDWIDNKPKINGEGKVISALLLKCGSNWEINNIEVTNTNGTKEQQGKLLGINAIAEDVGTVENITIKNCFVHRVNGDVGGKQTGGIHVLVLGDSIKTKFHNLTIENNTIANTGGVGISNQSSWGGINTDEYHPWTNFVIRKNRVEHTGRNGIIIRYALNPLVEYNVLAYNSRFDTGHSVFNFNTTGCIVQYNEAYGNTSDNPDDIDHGGFDADYQSKGTVIQYNYSHDNNWFCGIMRKGYNSDITIRYNVSQNELLGGFLYGFPSLKGVEDVKIYNNTLYFGKGKGKRVFVNAGKKDRIPIETSFWNNIFYFEDEATWGFEPDETCVLENNLYFNVSPKGANPFTGNPLFVNPGTGGTDIDMTDPNRLAGYKLKEGSPALFTGKKIEDKGGKDFAGGAVSATPNIGAF; from the coding sequence ATGAAGAACTTAAACCTTATATTTTTAACCTTATTCCCCATTTTTATCCTGTCTTCTTGTGGGCAGCTTACTCCAGATGAGGATGCAAATGTTTTTTACATAGATACCCAAGAAGATTTTGACAAATGGAGTAACCATCAGTTTCCAGCGGGAAGTAAGGTTTTATTTGCCGAAGGGGAAACGTTTAAAGGGCAGTTTATCCTTCAAGGAGCTGGCACTGTCGATTCCCCCAATATTGCATCAGCCTATAACAAGGAAACAAAAGAGCCCCAGACGGATTGGATTGACAATAAACCCAAGATTAACGGAGAGGGAAAGGTCATTTCGGCACTTCTGCTAAAATGCGGATCGAACTGGGAGATCAACAATATTGAAGTGACTAATACCAATGGGACAAAAGAGCAGCAGGGCAAATTGCTAGGAATAAATGCCATTGCCGAGGATGTTGGGACGGTTGAGAATATCACTATTAAAAACTGCTTTGTCCATCGTGTAAATGGAGATGTTGGGGGAAAGCAAACTGGTGGGATTCATGTACTTGTTTTGGGGGATAGCATCAAGACTAAGTTTCACAACCTAACAATTGAAAACAACACTATTGCTAATACGGGAGGCGTAGGAATTTCTAACCAATCCAGTTGGGGGGGCATCAATACCGACGAATACCATCCTTGGACCAATTTTGTGATTAGAAAGAACCGAGTAGAGCACACAGGCCGCAACGGTATCATAATCAGGTATGCACTGAATCCGTTGGTGGAGTACAACGTGCTTGCCTACAATAGCCGCTTCGATACGGGTCATAGTGTGTTCAATTTTAATACGACTGGCTGCATAGTGCAATACAACGAGGCCTACGGAAACACCAGCGACAACCCCGACGATATCGATCATGGAGGGTTTGATGCGGACTACCAATCGAAAGGAACAGTTATCCAGTATAACTACAGCCATGATAATAACTGGTTTTGTGGAATAATGCGTAAAGGCTACAATTCGGATATTACTATCAGGTATAATGTTAGTCAAAATGAACTTTTAGGAGGGTTTTTATACGGCTTCCCGAGCCTAAAAGGGGTAGAGGATGTGAAGATTTATAACAACACTCTTTACTTTGGAAAAGGGAAGGGAAAACGTGTGTTTGTTAATGCTGGAAAAAAAGACCGTATCCCAATTGAAACTTCATTTTGGAACAACATTTTTTACTTTGAAGACGAAGCAACTTGGGGCTTCGAGCCTGATGAAACATGTGTTCTTGAAAACAATCTTTATTTCAATGTAAGTCCGAAAGGGGCTAATCCTTTTACAGGAAACCCGCTGTTTGTAAACCCTGGAACTGGTGGGACTGACATTGATATGACCGACCCAAACCGCTTGGCTGGATATAAATTGAAGGAAGGGTCACCTGCACTATTTACAGGGAAAAAAATAGAGGACAAGGGGGGGAAGGACTTTGCTGGGGGGGCGGTATCGGCAACTCCTAATATTGGAGCATTTTAA
- a CDS encoding sulfatase, which yields MTKIYLLFLGLLMASCSAKTEKVSQKKPNVLFISIDDLNDWVGGLNGNPQAITPNMDKLFGQGVLFTNAHCSQAVCTASRNSLLSGIHPSTSGWYASTTDMRKTYDQVMGEHKMLPQYFKDNGYKTLAVGKIFHQGVSDYKDKVDDFWDETAPNYKVPKDLRDRGDGYKGMKFYPFPKEGSQIVNHYGEDFAKGHSLCYGALDREDMPGGKMFDELIADWAVDKLEEEHEKPFFMAVGFVRPHVPYTAPKEFFDLYDLNKIKIPEIPEDEMADIPMMGKSIAYGTIKNGDHYAVVNLSDTYWKEMVYGYLACISFVDHELGKVLTALENSKYAENTIVVFWSDHGQHLGEKKHWRKQALWEESTKVPLFFKVPGMKTAGETSKQVVSLLDIYPTLSELCGLPDAPKLEGHSLTPLIEQPDATREMPVLNTWYYKNHSIRSNDWRYIRYRDGSEELYDHRNDPGEHTNLAEDPQYAEVIAEHKKWLPTTDALPAGKTEWTGDNLDRRIESWVEKDSIPVWLRK from the coding sequence ATGACAAAGATATACTTACTCTTTTTGGGTTTGCTAATGGCTAGTTGTTCCGCAAAGACGGAAAAAGTCAGTCAGAAAAAGCCCAATGTCCTTTTTATTTCCATAGATGATCTGAACGATTGGGTAGGTGGCTTGAATGGAAATCCGCAGGCCATCACGCCTAATATGGACAAATTGTTTGGGCAGGGCGTATTGTTTACCAATGCCCATTGTTCACAAGCCGTCTGTACAGCATCAAGAAACTCTCTTTTGAGTGGTATTCATCCTAGTACTTCAGGCTGGTATGCATCAACCACCGATATGCGAAAAACCTATGACCAAGTGATGGGTGAGCATAAAATGCTTCCCCAATATTTTAAAGATAACGGCTATAAGACACTGGCTGTTGGTAAAATATTCCATCAAGGAGTATCGGATTATAAAGACAAGGTAGATGATTTTTGGGATGAAACTGCCCCAAACTATAAAGTACCCAAAGACCTCAGAGATCGCGGAGATGGGTACAAAGGCATGAAATTTTATCCTTTTCCAAAAGAAGGAAGCCAAATTGTAAATCATTATGGAGAAGACTTTGCCAAAGGGCATTCGTTGTGTTATGGTGCTTTGGATAGAGAGGATATGCCTGGGGGCAAAATGTTTGATGAGTTGATAGCCGACTGGGCGGTTGACAAATTGGAAGAAGAGCATGAAAAGCCATTTTTTATGGCTGTTGGGTTTGTACGACCACATGTTCCTTATACCGCACCCAAGGAGTTTTTTGATTTGTACGATCTCAATAAAATCAAGATTCCCGAAATACCGGAAGATGAGATGGCTGATATTCCAATGATGGGCAAATCCATAGCCTATGGAACAATCAAAAACGGTGACCATTATGCAGTAGTGAACTTGAGCGACACTTATTGGAAAGAAATGGTCTATGGTTATTTGGCTTGTATTTCGTTTGTTGATCACGAACTTGGTAAAGTATTGACCGCCTTAGAAAACAGCAAATATGCTGAAAATACTATTGTAGTATTCTGGTCGGACCATGGGCAGCACCTTGGGGAGAAAAAGCACTGGAGAAAGCAAGCCTTGTGGGAAGAATCGACTAAAGTTCCCTTGTTTTTCAAAGTGCCGGGTATGAAAACTGCCGGTGAAACAAGCAAGCAGGTGGTGAGCTTGTTGGATATCTACCCAACACTTTCAGAGCTATGTGGTCTTCCCGATGCTCCAAAGTTGGAAGGGCATAGCCTCACTCCGCTGATTGAGCAACCCGATGCAACTAGGGAAATGCCTGTGTTAAATACATGGTATTATAAAAACCATTCTATCAGAAGTAATGACTGGCGGTATATCCGATACAGAGATGGAAGCGAGGAACTGTACGATCATCGCAATGACCCTGGAGAGCACACCAACTTGGCGGAGGATCCTCAATATGCTGAAGTGATAGCCGAGCACAAAAAATGGCTACCCACTACAGATGCTTTGCCCGCAGGTAAAACTGAATGGACAGGAGACAATCTTGATAGAAGAATAGAGAGCTGGGTCGAAAAGGATTCAATTCCTGTTTGGCTAAGGAAATGA
- a CDS encoding sialate O-acetylesterase produces the protein MNRSFRLVLLLFFLIGCKSAVVIPNSGPEVGQVGLDIYLLIGQSNMAGRAEIEMQDQDSLKGVFLFTGIEGKEWEKAANPLNKYSTIRKKLSMQKLGPGYSFAQKMIENNAGKQIGLVVNAKGGTNISSWAKGTDYYNEAVKQTKAALKFGTLKGIAWHQGEGDASKYESYTPKVIALIEAFREEFNNPDLPVVVGQLSEDKEVRIDFNQMIIQLPKKIDRVAVATSENTSTIDSTHFDSQSQRLMGERYAEEMLKLLKN, from the coding sequence ATGAATAGAAGTTTTAGGCTCGTCCTTTTACTATTTTTTCTTATTGGCTGTAAAAGTGCGGTCGTAATTCCAAATTCTGGCCCAGAAGTGGGGCAAGTGGGCTTGGATATTTACCTGCTAATCGGTCAGTCGAATATGGCTGGAAGGGCGGAAATTGAAATGCAGGACCAGGATTCCCTCAAGGGTGTTTTCCTTTTTACGGGAATAGAAGGAAAAGAATGGGAAAAAGCAGCAAATCCGTTGAACAAATATTCTACTATCCGCAAAAAGCTTTCGATGCAAAAGTTGGGACCTGGGTATTCTTTTGCCCAAAAAATGATCGAAAACAATGCTGGAAAGCAAATTGGCTTGGTGGTGAATGCCAAAGGGGGGACAAATATATCTTCTTGGGCTAAAGGAACGGATTATTACAATGAAGCGGTGAAACAAACCAAGGCAGCTTTGAAATTCGGCACTCTGAAAGGAATTGCATGGCATCAAGGGGAAGGGGATGCTTCAAAGTATGAATCGTACACTCCAAAGGTCATTGCCCTCATTGAGGCTTTTCGGGAGGAGTTCAACAATCCAGATCTTCCGGTGGTAGTAGGGCAATTATCGGAAGATAAAGAAGTGCGAATTGATTTTAACCAGATGATCATTCAGCTTCCAAAAAAAATTGACAGGGTAGCGGTAGCAACTTCCGAAAATACAAGTACGATAGACAGCACTCATTTTGATTCGCAAAGCCAGCGGCTAATGGGAGAGCGATATGCCGAAGAAATGCTTAAACTTTTGAAAAACTAA
- a CDS encoding sulfatase-like hydrolase/transferase: MNLERTFFTSILAIVLTLGLHLQSRSQEAAKPTNIILIMADDLGWGDVGFNGNEKIITPQLDDMAESGIRFTDFYAAAPLCSPTRASVLTGRAPFRQGVLAAHTGGMRPAEKTIAEYLKKEGYATGFFGKWHLGWIEPDKVETRGFYSPPWHHGYDEVFATKSAVPTWNPTKTPEGWTGFGSREDGSWGGSIYIHNGVPVTENLEGDDSRVIMDRAVPFIEKSIDEGKPFFATIWFHTPHEPIAAGPEYLAKYPDLAEEQKHLYGCITAMDDQIGRLRKLLRDKGIEENTILFFCSDNGPSDPQAKWGIASAGPYRGHKHQMWEGGLRVPSVVEWPGQVKAGQTSSFQSGTVDYLPTILDIIDVKPTKKIPLDGVSLVPVFSGKSGQREVPIASGFQRLYKDTELYAYIENQYKICIPEKGEKMMLFDLKADPGETKDISSEKPELFEEMKAKLEEVKKSWRESREGKDYTW; this comes from the coding sequence ATGAATTTAGAGAGGACATTTTTCACATCGATTTTAGCAATCGTACTTACTCTTGGCTTGCATTTGCAAAGTCGTTCCCAAGAAGCTGCTAAACCAACAAATATCATCTTGATAATGGCAGATGACCTCGGCTGGGGAGATGTAGGCTTTAATGGAAATGAGAAAATAATCACGCCTCAACTGGACGATATGGCGGAGTCTGGGATTCGGTTTACAGACTTTTATGCAGCTGCACCCTTATGTTCACCAACTCGTGCCAGTGTTTTGACGGGTAGAGCCCCATTCCGACAAGGGGTTTTGGCAGCTCACACTGGGGGGATGCGCCCCGCTGAAAAAACGATTGCCGAATACCTTAAAAAAGAAGGGTATGCAACTGGTTTCTTTGGAAAATGGCACTTGGGGTGGATAGAGCCCGACAAAGTAGAAACACGTGGGTTTTATTCCCCACCTTGGCATCATGGTTACGATGAAGTATTTGCCACAAAAAGTGCTGTGCCTACGTGGAACCCAACAAAAACACCTGAGGGCTGGACTGGGTTCGGGTCTAGGGAAGATGGTTCTTGGGGAGGATCGATTTACATTCATAATGGCGTACCCGTTACAGAAAACCTAGAAGGGGACGACAGCCGCGTCATTATGGACAGGGCAGTTCCGTTTATAGAAAAATCGATTGATGAAGGAAAGCCATTTTTTGCAACTATTTGGTTTCACACCCCTCACGAGCCAATAGCGGCAGGACCTGAATACCTTGCCAAATACCCTGATTTGGCAGAGGAACAAAAACATTTGTACGGGTGCATCACTGCGATGGATGACCAAATTGGTCGTTTGAGAAAGTTGCTGAGAGACAAGGGGATAGAGGAAAATACGATCTTGTTTTTCTGTAGTGACAATGGTCCTTCCGATCCGCAGGCTAAGTGGGGAATTGCTTCAGCTGGGCCGTACCGTGGGCACAAGCACCAGATGTGGGAAGGAGGGCTTCGTGTGCCTTCAGTTGTTGAGTGGCCAGGTCAGGTGAAGGCCGGGCAAACCAGTAGTTTCCAATCTGGTACTGTCGATTATTTACCGACAATCCTTGATATCATTGATGTAAAACCTACTAAAAAGATTCCTTTGGACGGTGTCAGCCTTGTTCCTGTTTTTTCAGGAAAATCAGGCCAGAGAGAAGTGCCTATAGCCTCAGGATTTCAGCGTCTTTACAAAGACACGGAATTGTATGCCTACATCGAAAATCAATACAAAATATGCATTCCTGAAAAAGGGGAAAAAATGATGCTTTTTGATTTGAAAGCCGATCCCGGTGAAACAAAGGATATTTCCAGTGAAAAACCAGAGTTATTTGAGGAAATGAAGGCGAAGCTTGAAGAGGTTAAAAAGTCTTGGAGGGAAAGCCGTGAAGGAAAGGACTATACGTGGTAA
- a CDS encoding RagB/SusD family nutrient uptake outer membrane protein encodes MKRILIILTMCFAFTMVGCNETEFLEESPKDDIFSDNLFVNYDGFNNGLNALYSLVRQDRESSNNVTRAALWQMGTDNAFVNNGAGATDPFNDYSNLNSSNGLVENNFNWLYRIVNSANMIIERAEGDVDWLGLSDEEDLANKNKAIAQARLIRAWAYRHLRFGWGEVPLSLEEISGTTYRSDWERASVDEIYDQMEIDLIFARDNLAMKEDAGMVNSAVAGTMLAELYLAMEENDKAETEALRVINSGEYNLMTTRFGETAGEPGTVFSDLFKNPTHTENKEVLWVLNNAYMDVVGNAYLYMKNTWFSYYAKDSKLKKTDLDILYTYNGGKGAGRISVSDSAFNWYEPFDDRYSEYMVKKYYIYPADDDGTTFDTLRYSDMDYDEPSDLEDHFLWPWVRKWEYNDPYVFENASRAGQYDDQMFMRLAETYLLAAEALMKNGKGGQAADLLNELRGRSNASAITAGDVTLDFILKERSRELVTEEYRRHTLVRTGKFYEWAVKYNPRLDASTVSPENALLPIPLSIIDSNTDLEMGQNPGYN; translated from the coding sequence ATGAAAAGAATATTAATAATACTCACAATGTGTTTCGCATTCACCATGGTTGGGTGTAACGAGACGGAATTTTTGGAGGAGAGCCCAAAGGATGATATTTTTTCCGATAACCTGTTTGTGAATTACGATGGGTTCAACAACGGATTAAACGCTCTTTATAGCTTGGTTCGCCAAGATAGAGAATCATCTAACAATGTTACTAGGGCTGCTTTATGGCAAATGGGCACAGATAACGCCTTTGTAAATAATGGGGCAGGAGCGACCGACCCATTCAATGATTATTCAAATTTGAATTCATCGAACGGTTTGGTTGAGAATAATTTTAACTGGCTTTATCGAATTGTCAACTCAGCCAATATGATCATTGAAAGGGCAGAGGGTGATGTAGATTGGCTTGGCCTGTCAGATGAAGAAGATTTAGCAAATAAGAACAAAGCGATTGCTCAAGCTAGGTTAATCCGTGCATGGGCTTATCGACACTTGCGATTCGGTTGGGGCGAAGTCCCTTTGAGCCTTGAAGAGATTTCAGGTACTACGTATAGGAGCGATTGGGAGAGAGCGTCTGTTGATGAGATTTATGATCAAATGGAAATTGATCTGATATTTGCCCGCGACAACCTTGCCATGAAGGAAGATGCAGGGATGGTTAATAGTGCTGTGGCAGGAACAATGCTAGCAGAGCTATATCTTGCAATGGAGGAAAATGACAAGGCAGAAACAGAAGCGTTGCGTGTGATCAATAGTGGTGAGTATAACTTGATGACCACTAGGTTTGGGGAGACTGCTGGAGAGCCTGGTACTGTTTTTTCAGATTTGTTCAAAAACCCAACTCACACTGAAAACAAAGAAGTCCTTTGGGTATTGAATAATGCCTACATGGATGTGGTAGGAAATGCATATCTATACATGAAAAATACTTGGTTCTCTTATTATGCAAAAGATAGTAAGTTAAAGAAGACGGACCTAGATATTTTGTACACATACAATGGAGGAAAAGGTGCTGGTCGTATTTCTGTTTCTGACTCTGCTTTCAATTGGTACGAGCCGTTTGATGACAGGTACTCTGAGTATATGGTGAAAAAGTACTACATCTATCCTGCAGATGATGATGGAACTACCTTTGATACCTTAAGGTATTCTGATATGGATTATGATGAACCTAGCGATTTGGAAGATCATTTTTTGTGGCCATGGGTAAGAAAGTGGGAATATAACGACCCCTATGTGTTTGAAAATGCGTCACGTGCAGGACAATACGACGATCAGATGTTCATGAGATTAGCAGAAACATATTTGTTGGCAGCCGAAGCACTGATGAAAAATGGGAAAGGAGGGCAAGCAGCAGATTTGCTTAATGAATTAAGAGGGCGTTCTAATGCCTCGGCAATTACTGCTGGAGATGTCACTCTTGATTTTATCCTCAAAGAGCGTTCAAGAGAATTGGTTACGGAAGAGTACCGCAGGCATACGTTGGTGAGAACTGGCAAATTCTATGAGTGGGCAGTAAAATACAACCCAAGACTAGATGCGAGCACAGTAAGCCCAGAGAATGCGTTGCTTCCAATTCCGTTGTCTATCATAGATTCAAATACGGATTTAGAGATGGGGCAAAACCCAGGTTATAATTAG